GGCACGGGATGTCGAACCGGGAGATCGCGCGACGGCGCGGAGTCAGCGTCGACGCGATCAAGTTCCACGTCGCCAACGCGCTGATGAAGCTCGGTCTGGACCGCCGGGCCGAGCTCCGCACCTGGCGCGGCGTGCCTGCGGACAGTGCTCTTCGGGGACAAGGAGGCGCAGAGATGGTGCAGCTAGGTGTGATCGGGCAGATCGCCCGCCCGGTCAGCAACATCGAGACCGCGGTCGACTTCTACGGCGGCGTACTGGGACTCCCCCACCTCTACACGTTCGGGGACCTGGCGTTCTTCGACTGCGGCGGAACGCGATTGTTCCTGAGCGTCGCCGACGTGCCCACGGAGCCGTCCGTCCTGTACTTCCGGGTCGACGACATCCAGACGGCGTACGACGAACTCCGCGGGCGGGGCGTCGAGTTCGAGAACGCCCCGCACCTGATCCACAAACACGACAACGGAGTCGAGGAATGGATGGCGTTCTTCCCCGACCCCGACGGCCACCTACTCGCGATCATGGCGCAGACCGAACCCCTGACCCCGGCCTGACCACCCGGCGACCGGCAACCGCAACCTGCCTGGACATCTGAGCCCGCGTCGGCGCCGTCTTCGGCTACCTCGCGTTGTCCGACCAACGACGGCCGTCGGGTTGGTGGCGGCACGGCGCCTCGCGGTCGGGATGTGCAGGCTTGACAGGTAGTGCACCGGCGAGACGCTGTACGCACGAACACGTTCACGCTCAGGTGCACTACCCTGCCACCCGACACGTCCTGTCCAGCTGCAGATCACACCAGGCCTGGCGCCGCCCTGGAACTAGTCGGTCGGCGGAACCCAGAT
This Kribbella sp. NBC_00482 DNA region includes the following protein-coding sequences:
- a CDS encoding VOC family protein — encoded protein: MGTRGRPRHPDVLTPAEWQVVHAVRHGMSNREIARRRGVSVDAIKFHVANALMKLGLDRRAELRTWRGVPADSALRGQGGAEMVQLGVIGQIARPVSNIETAVDFYGGVLGLPHLYTFGDLAFFDCGGTRLFLSVADVPTEPSVLYFRVDDIQTAYDELRGRGVEFENAPHLIHKHDNGVEEWMAFFPDPDGHLLAIMAQTEPLTPA